In Streptomyces ambofaciens ATCC 23877, a single genomic region encodes these proteins:
- a CDS encoding inositol monophosphatase family protein: MTNSYASADDAAVATAGARAGADVVRGMYGRRLDRIDKGAGDFATTADVEAEKAILGVIRAARPDDAVLGEECGRQGAADAARQWLVDPLCGTLNYAVGTMLVAVNVALRGGPAAVADPFSGEVFFTDGETAWVRHDGADDALLTPTPTTRLVDINLDPPFPSAPGLRAVNLLAHPEFVDRFRPRVVSTTLALAWVAAGRRAAYVTDGSDLSTSVHFAAGIALCRAAGCVVTGIDGAPIGASGRGLVAAADEETHGLLTSMMRSRS; the protein is encoded by the coding sequence ATGACCAACTCATACGCGAGCGCCGACGATGCCGCCGTCGCGACAGCCGGAGCGCGGGCCGGCGCGGACGTGGTCCGCGGCATGTACGGCCGGCGGCTCGACCGCATCGACAAGGGCGCCGGGGATTTCGCCACCACCGCCGATGTGGAGGCCGAGAAGGCGATTCTCGGCGTCATCCGTGCCGCACGGCCCGACGACGCGGTCCTCGGTGAGGAATGCGGGCGGCAGGGTGCCGCCGACGCCGCGCGCCAGTGGTTGGTGGATCCCCTGTGCGGCACGCTGAACTACGCCGTCGGCACCATGCTGGTGGCCGTCAACGTGGCGCTGCGCGGGGGGCCGGCGGCCGTGGCCGATCCGTTCAGCGGCGAGGTCTTCTTCACCGACGGGGAGACTGCCTGGGTGCGGCATGACGGCGCCGACGACGCCCTGCTGACGCCCACGCCCACCACCCGATTGGTGGACATCAACCTGGATCCGCCGTTCCCGAGTGCGCCCGGACTGCGGGCCGTCAACCTGCTGGCTCACCCCGAGTTCGTCGACCGTTTCCGGCCTCGGGTGGTGTCCACCACGCTGGCGCTGGCCTGGGTCGCTGCCGGCAGGCGCGCCGCGTACGTCACCGATGGCAGCGACCTCTCCACGAGCGTGCACTTCGCGGCCGGCATCGCCTTGTGCCGGGCTGCCGGCTGCGTCGTCACCGGGATCGACGGTGCCCCGATCGGTGCGTCAGGTCGTGGGCTCGTGGCCGCCGCCGACGAAGAGACCCACGGGCTGCTGACGTCGATGATGCGGAGCCGAAGCTAG
- a CDS encoding SDR family oxidoreductase, protein MLAAELLPRKIRVNAIAPGFILTPTMGVAELTEEQRAEFIEQGNASTPMGRGGTVEEVAAAALYLAVEATFTTGLELPVDGGFGRGLGA, encoded by the coding sequence GTGCTCGCCGCCGAACTGCTTCCCCGGAAGATCCGTGTCAACGCGATCGCCCCGGGCTTCATCCTCACCCCCACCATGGGCGTTGCCGAACTGACCGAGGAGCAGCGCGCCGAGTTCATCGAACAGGGCAACGCCTCCACGCCGATGGGCCGAGGAGGCACCGTGGAGGAGGTCGCCGCCGCGGCGTTGTACCTGGCCGTCGAGGCCACCTTCACCACCGGCCTGGAACTGCCCGTGGACGGCGGGTTCGGCCGGGGCCTCGGCGCATGA
- a CDS encoding NUDIX hydrolase: protein MGSGGTVAGAVVVEGGRVLLIRRRVAVGELLWTFPSGKVEQAESVRSAAAREAMEEAGVVVAPTVVLGGRVHPVTGWRVLYVACRVLSGTAGVASPREVAEVAWVGAAGLRGLIPGGVYGPVRGYLDGALTA from the coding sequence GTGGGTTCGGGTGGCACGGTTGCGGGCGCGGTGGTCGTCGAGGGCGGTCGGGTGCTGCTGATCCGCCGCAGGGTGGCCGTCGGCGAGCTCTTGTGGACCTTCCCCTCCGGCAAGGTGGAGCAGGCCGAGTCGGTGCGCTCGGCGGCAGCGCGGGAGGCCATGGAGGAGGCGGGTGTCGTGGTGGCACCGACCGTGGTGCTGGGCGGTCGTGTACATCCGGTGACGGGCTGGCGCGTGCTCTACGTGGCGTGCAGGGTGCTGAGTGGCACGGCCGGAGTGGCGTCGCCGCGGGAGGTCGCCGAAGTGGCCTGGGTCGGGGCGGCGGGGCTGCGAGGACTGATCCCCGGTGGCGTCTACGGACCGGTTCGGGGCTATCTGGACGGCGCGCTCACCGCTTAG
- a CDS encoding nitroreductase, translating into MSTATFFTDLARTRHSPRQFLSTPLPPSDIRGVLEDAQTAPSNSNTQPWNVHVVSGAARDSLSRELLKAFEEDRTSLDFTADYGQGIHRDRSHEHAAIVYGTRGVARSDQEGRREVIRENLRFYGAPHVALLFMPVLGDGVRAAGDIGMYAQNFLLSLTARGYRGIPQAVLGVYADTVRQTLGISEDLKLLFGIAFGTGDQTSPMYGIDVGRVPLQHSVVLHDTPGVLGPA; encoded by the coding sequence TTGTCTACCGCCACTTTCTTCACCGACCTTGCGCGCACCAGGCACTCCCCCCGCCAGTTCCTGTCCACTCCCTTGCCCCCCTCGGACATTCGCGGAGTACTGGAAGACGCCCAGACCGCCCCGTCGAACAGCAACACCCAGCCCTGGAACGTCCACGTCGTCTCCGGCGCGGCACGCGACAGCCTGAGCCGTGAGCTGCTCAAGGCGTTCGAGGAGGACCGGACCTCTCTCGACTTCACCGCCGACTACGGCCAGGGCATCCACCGGGACCGGTCGCACGAGCACGCGGCCATCGTCTACGGGACTCGGGGTGTCGCCCGCTCGGACCAGGAGGGCAGGCGGGAAGTCATCCGCGAGAACCTGCGCTTCTACGGAGCGCCGCACGTGGCCCTGCTCTTCATGCCCGTCCTCGGCGACGGGGTTCGGGCGGCCGGTGACATCGGCATGTACGCCCAGAACTTCCTGCTGTCCCTCACCGCCCGCGGCTACCGGGGCATACCGCAGGCCGTCCTCGGCGTCTACGCCGACACCGTCCGCCAGACCCTGGGCATTTCCGAGGACCTCAAGCTGCTGTTCGGCATCGCCTTCGGCACCGGCGACCAGACCTCACCGATGTACGGCATCGACGTGGGACGCGTCCCACTCCAGCACAGCGTCGTCCTGCACGACACCCCCGGCGTTCTCGGCCCGGCCTGA
- a CDS encoding TetR/AcrR family transcriptional regulator has protein sequence MRADDRQGRKPRADVLRNRAALLEAAQRHFLRFGVGTSLEAVAKEAGVGPATLYRHFPTREALLAAVLQTRADELVARRAEIARLDDPSERLRQWLRAMEEYFSAFSGLPEPLMAAAKAQEPDNPLTLPCDALISTTDEYVRAAQRAGRARPAVTGFDLFLAACSVAWLMGTGAADDEALGRLRDLIESGYRRPGDAG, from the coding sequence ATGAGGGCGGACGACCGGCAGGGACGCAAGCCGCGGGCGGACGTTCTGCGCAACCGGGCCGCACTCCTGGAGGCGGCTCAGCGGCACTTCCTGCGGTTCGGAGTGGGTACGTCGCTGGAGGCGGTCGCCAAGGAGGCGGGGGTGGGGCCGGCGACGCTGTACCGGCACTTCCCGACCCGGGAGGCGCTCCTGGCGGCGGTGCTGCAGACCCGTGCGGACGAGCTGGTGGCGCGCCGGGCGGAGATCGCCCGCCTCGATGACCCCTCCGAGCGGCTGCGGCAGTGGCTGCGGGCGATGGAGGAGTACTTCAGCGCGTTCAGCGGGCTGCCCGAGCCGCTCATGGCCGCGGCCAAGGCGCAGGAGCCGGACAACCCGCTGACCCTGCCCTGCGACGCCCTCATCAGCACCACCGATGAGTACGTGCGGGCCGCCCAACGGGCCGGGCGCGCGCGGCCCGCGGTGACGGGCTTCGACCTGTTCCTCGCGGCCTGTTCCGTCGCCTGGCTGATGGGCACCGGCGCAGCCGACGACGAGGCGCTCGGCCGTCTTCGCGATCTCATCGAGAGCGGCTACCGCCGGCCCGGCGACGCCGGATAG
- a CDS encoding FG-GAP repeat protein, translating to MRHLRQLAVTATALLTLGGGAVGTASAAQAAVPFPSIGWQQRNCDYDGDGFDDVLSGAPGATVNGGPGAGYVTVQYSSSSGLSTTKKSVLHQDVSGVPGGAEAGDGFGGAVASGDLDNDGYDDAVVGVPGEDLTGLPDAGGAVVFWGSPTGLHGSDSTWLENDDPRAGARFGRAVEAARYFAPDPADPDADPRDSIAVLENDALLFFTRTPGQVAQRLTMSDRGVRAGDVAPPGTGFEFRSLSHGNYNEDPWADLAVSGVTTGKQPGLGTVHVLHGAPDAGRLGDGGTFPGGPAVVSGDWDGTGQDDLVIGDTGAGAPTGGGITLYLGRGDLSGLEPEPAQYWTQDSPGVPGTSEAGDQWGAELSAGDTDGDGHPDLAVGAPGEDIGSVPDAGAVWVLRGDRTGFSGAGVKSFDQQLADIPGTAEKSDRWGGQVRLVDANRDGLFGLLAAAPGENTDDGFVWVLPASSSGLVAHGSWTYDGARLGAPTADARFGAAIDE from the coding sequence GTGCGTCACCTCAGACAACTGGCCGTCACGGCCACGGCACTCCTCACCCTCGGCGGCGGCGCGGTCGGCACGGCCTCCGCGGCCCAGGCCGCCGTGCCCTTCCCATCCATCGGGTGGCAGCAGCGCAACTGCGACTACGACGGCGACGGGTTCGACGACGTACTGTCCGGTGCCCCCGGCGCCACGGTGAACGGTGGCCCCGGCGCCGGTTACGTCACGGTGCAGTACAGCTCGTCGAGCGGTCTCAGTACGACGAAGAAGAGCGTGCTCCACCAGGACGTCTCCGGCGTTCCCGGCGGTGCCGAGGCCGGCGACGGCTTCGGCGGGGCCGTCGCCTCGGGTGACCTGGACAACGACGGATACGACGACGCCGTCGTCGGTGTCCCGGGTGAAGACCTCACCGGTCTGCCCGACGCGGGCGGGGCCGTCGTCTTCTGGGGATCGCCGACCGGACTGCACGGTTCCGACAGCACGTGGCTGGAGAACGACGACCCGCGGGCGGGCGCCCGCTTCGGGCGGGCCGTCGAAGCGGCCCGCTACTTCGCCCCCGATCCGGCGGACCCGGACGCCGACCCGCGCGATTCGATCGCCGTTCTGGAGAACGACGCCCTGCTCTTCTTCACCCGCACGCCCGGCCAGGTCGCGCAGCGGCTGACGATGTCGGACCGCGGGGTGCGGGCCGGGGACGTCGCACCGCCGGGCACCGGCTTCGAGTTCCGCAGCCTCAGCCACGGCAACTACAACGAGGACCCCTGGGCCGACCTGGCCGTCTCCGGCGTCACCACCGGGAAGCAGCCGGGCCTCGGCACCGTGCACGTGCTGCACGGTGCACCGGACGCCGGGAGGCTCGGCGACGGTGGCACGTTCCCGGGCGGTCCGGCTGTCGTCTCCGGGGACTGGGACGGCACGGGACAGGACGACCTCGTCATCGGTGACACGGGCGCCGGCGCACCGACGGGCGGCGGAATCACCCTCTACCTGGGGCGCGGTGACCTGTCGGGGCTCGAGCCCGAGCCGGCGCAGTACTGGACCCAGGACTCTCCCGGCGTGCCCGGCACCTCGGAGGCGGGTGACCAGTGGGGTGCCGAGCTGTCGGCCGGGGACACCGACGGCGACGGCCACCCGGACCTCGCCGTCGGTGCGCCCGGCGAGGACATCGGCAGTGTGCCCGACGCCGGTGCCGTGTGGGTGCTGCGCGGCGACCGGACCGGCTTCAGCGGGGCCGGGGTGAAGAGCTTCGACCAGCAGCTGGCCGACATCCCCGGCACGGCGGAGAAGTCGGACCGCTGGGGCGGGCAGGTCCGGCTGGTCGACGCCAACAGGGACGGCCTCTTCGGGCTCCTGGCGGCGGCACCGGGCGAGAACACGGACGATGGCTTCGTATGGGTCCTGCCGGCGTCGTCGTCGGGTCTGGTCGCCCACGGCTCATGGACGTACGACGGGGCGCGTCTCGGGGCGCCGACGGCCGACGCGCGCTTCGGGGCGGCGATCGACGAGTAG
- a CDS encoding phage holin family protein has translation MAETSRPASGDHSGRSSSGGEPVGELVQRASQQLTELVRAEMRLAQAEMKEKGRRYGKGGGLFGGAGLAGFFTLQALIATAIAALAVPLPVWAAALIVTAVLGTVTGVLALTGKKEVTRAAPPAPEQTIDSVKADVAEIKESAKR, from the coding sequence ATGGCTGAGACGAGCCGTCCCGCCTCCGGCGACCATTCCGGGCGTTCTTCCTCGGGTGGTGAGCCGGTGGGGGAGTTGGTGCAGCGTGCGTCGCAGCAGCTCACCGAGTTGGTGCGGGCGGAGATGCGGCTGGCGCAGGCGGAGATGAAGGAGAAGGGCAGGCGCTACGGCAAGGGCGGCGGCCTGTTCGGCGGGGCCGGTCTCGCCGGCTTCTTCACCCTGCAGGCGCTGATCGCCACGGCGATCGCCGCCCTCGCGGTGCCGCTGCCGGTGTGGGCGGCGGCCCTGATCGTGACCGCCGTTCTCGGCACGGTCACGGGTGTACTCGCGCTGACGGGCAAGAAGGAAGTGACGCGGGCCGCCCCACCGGCCCCCGAGCAGACCATCGACAGCGTGAAGGCCGATGTGGCCGAGATCAAGGAGAGTGCCAAGCGATGA
- a CDS encoding TetR/AcrR family transcriptional regulator, which translates to MGRVSQAQAEENRRRVVETASHLFRERGTHVSVADLMKAAGLTHGGFYKQFASKEALIDEATAHAFAELTRRHRNGLEQHGERRDTAQRALIDTYLSPEHRDSPADGCPVAALATDMAREGGDQEARRIYTEGVGDFAQWLTTEDQDGITRLCTMFGALVLARATSGSPLSDEILSTARAALAAGS; encoded by the coding sequence ATGGGCCGCGTATCGCAGGCGCAGGCGGAGGAGAACCGCCGACGGGTCGTGGAAACCGCGTCGCACCTGTTCCGCGAGCGGGGGACGCACGTCAGCGTGGCCGACCTCATGAAGGCAGCCGGTCTGACCCACGGCGGCTTCTACAAGCAGTTCGCCTCCAAGGAGGCGCTCATCGACGAGGCCACCGCCCATGCCTTCGCAGAACTCACCCGCCGCCACCGGAACGGACTCGAGCAGCACGGCGAACGGCGCGACACCGCCCAGCGGGCGCTGATCGACACCTACCTCTCCCCCGAGCACCGCGACAGCCCGGCGGACGGGTGTCCCGTCGCCGCGCTCGCCACCGACATGGCACGCGAAGGCGGAGACCAGGAGGCCCGCCGGATCTACACCGAGGGCGTGGGCGACTTCGCCCAGTGGCTCACCACGGAGGACCAGGACGGCATCACCCGGCTGTGCACCATGTTCGGCGCACTCGTCCTGGCCCGGGCCACCAGCGGTTCCCCGCTCTCCGACGAGATCCTCAGCACCGCGCGTGCGGCATTGGCGGCAGGCAGCTGA
- a CDS encoding NADP-dependent oxidoreductase, whose amino-acid sequence MKKVSFAEFGGPEVLHLIDAEEPHPAPGEIRIAVRAAGVNPVDWRIREGQVLGAHPIELPSGVGLDASGVVDEVGEGVEGIEVGDRVFGEGSSTYAEFAVLSAWARMPEGLTFEEAAGYPSVVETALRVIREAGVRSGQTLLVSGASGGVGSAVLQIARDRGIKVIGTAGAANQDYLRSMGAVATTYGEGWVERVRELGRVDAALDLAGSGVIRELVELTGDARKVISIADLDAPRFGVRFSGVAGSVPEALAEAVGLISRGKLHIPVEKSYGLAEAAAAHIDSQAGHTRGRRVLVV is encoded by the coding sequence ATGAAAAAGGTGAGCTTCGCCGAGTTCGGCGGACCGGAAGTCCTGCACCTCATAGATGCCGAGGAGCCCCACCCGGCCCCCGGCGAGATACGCATCGCCGTACGGGCGGCGGGAGTGAACCCCGTCGACTGGAGGATCCGCGAAGGCCAGGTCCTGGGGGCCCATCCGATCGAGCTGCCCTCCGGAGTCGGGCTCGACGCCTCCGGGGTGGTGGACGAGGTCGGTGAGGGGGTCGAAGGGATCGAGGTCGGCGACCGTGTGTTCGGCGAAGGGTCGAGCACGTATGCCGAGTTCGCCGTGCTGTCGGCCTGGGCCCGTATGCCCGAGGGGCTGACGTTCGAAGAGGCGGCCGGATACCCCTCCGTGGTGGAGACCGCGCTGCGCGTCATCCGCGAAGCCGGTGTGCGGTCCGGGCAGACGCTGCTGGTCAGCGGTGCGTCCGGAGGAGTCGGATCGGCGGTGCTGCAGATCGCCCGCGACCGCGGCATCAAGGTGATCGGCACGGCCGGGGCCGCGAACCAGGACTACCTGCGGAGCATGGGTGCCGTCGCCACGACGTACGGCGAGGGCTGGGTGGAGCGGGTGCGGGAGCTCGGCCGGGTCGACGCGGCTCTCGACCTGGCCGGCTCGGGCGTGATCCGCGAGCTCGTCGAGCTGACCGGGGACGCGCGGAAGGTGATCTCCATCGCCGATCTCGACGCGCCGCGGTTCGGTGTCCGCTTCTCCGGCGTGGCCGGGAGCGTGCCGGAAGCGCTCGCCGAGGCCGTCGGCCTCATCTCGCGGGGGAAGCTGCACATCCCGGTCGAGAAGTCGTACGGCCTCGCCGAGGCCGCGGCGGCGCACATCGACAGCCAAGCCGGTCACACGCGCGGGCGCCGGGTTCTGGTCGTCTGA
- a CDS encoding TetR/AcrR family transcriptional regulator, which yields MTVPTGRRERKKAATRQKIADAALRLFLERGYDAVGIRDVAAEADVAVTTLFSHFASKEALVFEQDEDFEQRLTRAVSDRAPHEPLIPALRREIQALVRHCTAGSAAPIWQMIVASPALRKYDEAMRLRHAESLARAIAADLDLARPTTACQAIARFVIDAFALAREAADPEAALDETFRMIEAAWEVTRTSADSTGTAGR from the coding sequence ATGACCGTGCCGACCGGACGCCGTGAGCGCAAGAAGGCCGCGACCCGTCAGAAGATCGCTGACGCCGCCCTGCGTCTCTTCCTGGAACGCGGGTACGACGCGGTAGGCATCCGTGACGTGGCTGCCGAGGCCGACGTGGCCGTCACCACGCTCTTCTCTCACTTCGCCTCGAAAGAGGCCCTGGTCTTCGAGCAGGACGAGGACTTCGAACAACGCCTCACGCGGGCGGTCTCCGACCGGGCGCCGCACGAGCCGCTCATCCCCGCGCTGCGCCGTGAGATCCAGGCCCTGGTGCGCCATTGCACGGCGGGCAGCGCCGCCCCGATCTGGCAGATGATCGTCGCGTCACCCGCCCTGCGGAAGTACGACGAGGCGATGAGGCTGCGCCACGCGGAATCGCTGGCGAGGGCCATCGCCGCCGATCTCGACCTGGCGCGGCCCACCACGGCCTGTCAGGCGATCGCGAGGTTCGTGATCGACGCCTTTGCGCTGGCCCGTGAGGCGGCCGATCCGGAGGCTGCGCTGGACGAGACCTTCCGGATGATCGAGGCGGCCTGGGAGGTCACCCGCACCTCCGCAGACTCCACCGGCACGGCCGGACGGTAG
- a CDS encoding DUF3618 domain-containing protein, translating to MTQPPHDEPTAESPEELRRQVEQTRHELGDTVEALADKTDVKARVQEKAAAAKEQASAKATELTGEVRAKAAQAVQVVQEKLPEPVTAKAAAAAEQAKAKAGQARQVWHDQAPEPVRNNRTPLIAAGAALVVACVLLRRKKK from the coding sequence ATGACCCAACCGCCCCACGACGAACCCACCGCGGAGAGTCCGGAAGAACTGCGCCGACAGGTGGAGCAGACCCGCCACGAGCTGGGTGACACGGTCGAGGCCTTGGCCGACAAGACGGACGTCAAGGCCCGCGTCCAGGAGAAGGCGGCGGCGGCCAAGGAGCAGGCGTCGGCGAAGGCCACCGAGCTGACCGGGGAGGTCAGGGCCAAGGCGGCCCAGGCCGTACAGGTGGTGCAGGAGAAGCTGCCCGAGCCGGTCACGGCGAAGGCCGCAGCGGCCGCGGAGCAGGCGAAGGCCAAGGCAGGACAGGCCCGGCAGGTCTGGCACGACCAGGCCCCCGAACCCGTACGCAACAACCGCACGCCGCTCATCGCGGCCGGAGCGGCGCTCGTCGTCGCCTGCGTGCTGCTGCGCCGCAAGAAGAAGTAG
- a CDS encoding glycoside hydrolase family 3 protein, whose translation MQDRSLSRRTVLASATVVAASATGVVGVAATPAVAHGRDHRLKKIISRMSVEAKIGQLFVPYFYGTSATSPSRFDQDRNLRELGVRTVAELIAKYHIGGVIYFSGWANNIKDPRQLADLTNGVQRASLALPTPIPSLISIDQEHGANVRIGSGATQLPGAMALGAGRSLSDARTAGLISGTELAALGIHQNFAPVADVNVNPANPIINVRSFGADARAVGRMVAAQVTGYQRAGVVACAKHFPGHGDTGEDSHTGLPVITHTREEWDRIDAPPFKAAIAAGVDSIMTAHLQVPALDPSNEPATLSPTILQGVLREELGFDGVIVTDALNMQGVRTKYGDDRVPVLALKAGVDQLLFPPDIDVAYNGVLAAVRSGEITEDRLDESVLRILRVKDKVGLLDGSPYVAAKGVDRVVGARKHRLAAARIAERTTTLLVNEDGVLPLRRGQKKLLVVGASPAFPTDDTRTTVPELAKAFDELGYSTTHLATGRAPDPATIDEAVAAAGGRDAVVVTTDNVGATSAQRTLVARLLATGVPVVHLAVRNPYDIAHLGEVPASLVSYCWTEVELRAAARVIAGRVEPRGKLPVPVQRADDPTKVLFRSGHGLSYDD comes from the coding sequence ATGCAGGACCGAAGTCTGTCCAGACGCACCGTTCTCGCCTCCGCGACCGTCGTCGCCGCGAGCGCAACGGGTGTCGTGGGCGTGGCGGCCACCCCCGCGGTCGCGCACGGGCGCGACCACCGCCTCAAGAAGATCATCTCCAGGATGAGCGTCGAGGCGAAGATCGGCCAGCTGTTCGTGCCCTACTTCTACGGCACGTCGGCGACTTCTCCCAGCCGGTTCGACCAGGACCGCAACCTCAGGGAACTCGGCGTCCGCACCGTGGCCGAGCTCATCGCCAAGTACCACATCGGCGGAGTCATCTACTTCTCCGGCTGGGCGAACAACATCAAGGACCCACGCCAGCTCGCGGATCTGACCAACGGCGTGCAGCGGGCCTCGCTCGCCCTTCCCACCCCCATACCGTCCCTGATCTCCATCGACCAGGAGCACGGGGCCAACGTCCGTATCGGCAGCGGCGCCACGCAGCTGCCGGGGGCGATGGCGCTCGGCGCGGGCCGCTCTCTCTCCGACGCACGCACCGCCGGACTGATCTCGGGCACCGAACTCGCCGCCCTGGGCATCCATCAGAACTTCGCCCCGGTCGCCGACGTCAACGTCAATCCGGCCAACCCCATCATCAACGTCCGCTCCTTCGGCGCCGACGCCCGCGCGGTCGGTCGCATGGTGGCGGCCCAGGTGACGGGTTACCAGCGGGCCGGCGTCGTGGCCTGCGCCAAGCACTTCCCGGGCCACGGGGACACCGGGGAGGACAGCCACACCGGACTGCCCGTGATCACCCACACCCGCGAGGAGTGGGACCGCATCGACGCCCCGCCCTTCAAGGCCGCGATCGCCGCCGGCGTCGACTCGATCATGACCGCGCACCTCCAGGTCCCCGCGCTCGACCCCAGCAACGAACCGGCCACCCTGTCGCCCACGATCCTCCAAGGCGTGCTGCGGGAGGAACTCGGCTTCGACGGCGTGATCGTCACCGACGCACTCAACATGCAGGGGGTGCGCACCAAGTACGGCGACGACCGTGTGCCCGTCCTCGCCCTCAAGGCGGGCGTCGACCAACTGCTGTTCCCGCCGGACATCGACGTCGCCTACAACGGCGTCCTGGCCGCCGTCCGCAGCGGAGAGATCACCGAGGACCGACTCGACGAGTCCGTCCTGCGGATCCTGCGGGTGAAGGACAAGGTCGGCCTGCTCGACGGCAGCCCGTACGTGGCTGCCAAGGGGGTCGACCGGGTCGTCGGCGCCCGCAAGCACCGCCTCGCCGCCGCTCGGATCGCCGAGCGCACCACCACCCTGCTGGTCAACGAGGACGGAGTGCTCCCGCTGCGCCGCGGGCAGAAGAAGCTGCTCGTGGTGGGCGCCAGCCCGGCCTTCCCGACCGACGACACCCGCACCACGGTGCCCGAACTGGCCAAGGCGTTCGACGAACTGGGCTACAGCACCACCCACCTCGCCACCGGCCGGGCGCCCGACCCTGCGACGATCGACGAGGCCGTCGCCGCCGCAGGGGGGCGGGACGCGGTGGTGGTCACCACCGACAACGTCGGCGCCACCAGCGCCCAGCGCACCCTGGTGGCCCGGCTGCTGGCGACAGGCGTCCCCGTCGTCCACCTCGCGGTGCGCAACCCCTACGACATCGCCCACCTCGGCGAGGTCCCGGCATCGCTGGTCTCCTACTGCTGGACCGAGGTCGAACTGCGCGCCGCCGCCCGGGTGATCGCCGGCCGGGTCGAGCCGCGCGGCAAGCTGCCCGTGCCCGTCCAGCGGGCCGACGACCCGACCAAGGTCCTCTTCCGCTCCGGGCACGGCCTGTCGTACGACGACTGA
- a CDS encoding SDR family oxidoreductase: protein MELKNAVAVVTGANRGLGRHLAAQLVVRGARVYAAARRPETVDLPGVVPLWLDVTDEESIRAAARLASDATLLVNNAGISTGTPLIAGSPDAVRLEMDVNFFGPLAVTRAFAPVIEGNGGGGVLNVLSVLSWLHPAGLGAYAAAKAAAWALTGAAREELAPRGITVSALHVGYMDTDMAASVPADQRADPAEVAAQALDGVQAGLPEILADEITRYVKQNLAASPNAA, encoded by the coding sequence ATGGAACTGAAGAACGCGGTCGCGGTGGTCACCGGCGCCAACCGGGGGCTCGGCCGGCATCTGGCCGCCCAGCTCGTGGTACGCGGAGCGCGTGTGTACGCGGCGGCCCGGCGCCCCGAAACGGTGGACCTGCCGGGGGTCGTCCCGCTATGGCTCGACGTGACGGACGAGGAGTCGATCCGGGCCGCGGCCCGCCTCGCGTCCGACGCGACGCTGCTGGTGAACAACGCCGGCATATCCACCGGTACCCCGTTGATCGCGGGCAGCCCGGACGCGGTCCGCCTGGAGATGGACGTGAACTTCTTCGGTCCGCTCGCGGTGACGCGGGCGTTCGCCCCCGTCATCGAGGGCAACGGCGGCGGAGGCGTGCTCAATGTCCTGTCGGTCCTGTCCTGGCTGCACCCGGCCGGCCTCGGAGCGTATGCGGCGGCCAAGGCCGCGGCGTGGGCGCTGACGGGCGCGGCCCGGGAGGAACTGGCGCCCCGCGGTATCACCGTCTCGGCCCTGCACGTGGGGTACATGGACACCGACATGGCCGCGAGCGTCCCCGCCGACCAGCGGGCCGACCCCGCCGAGGTCGCCGCCCAGGCCCTGGACGGTGTCCAGGCGGGCCTGCCCGAGATCCTCGCCGACGAGATCACCCGGTACGTGAAGCAGAACCTGGCCGCATCGCCGAACGCGGCATGA
- a CDS encoding NADPH-dependent F420 reductase produces MKLAVIGTGPIGTTLARTFSAGGHDVEVANSRGPETVDAAVLEFGARAVTSREAVRDKDVIILSVPFGRIPDLAPLLASVPTETVVIDTSNYFPELSGRVEAVDQGQVESLWVAEQLGRPVVKAWNAVLAGTLQTRGVPAGTPGRIALPVAADSDAARRVGMGLVDESGFDPCDAGVLADSWRQQPMTPAYCTELTLPELEQALAAADRDEAPRNRDRQMSRFATLTSAPTLDETVELNRSLHR; encoded by the coding sequence ATGAAACTTGCCGTTATCGGAACAGGACCCATCGGAACCACGCTGGCCCGCACGTTCAGTGCCGGCGGGCATGACGTCGAGGTGGCGAACTCCCGGGGTCCGGAGACCGTCGACGCCGCGGTCCTGGAGTTCGGGGCGCGCGCGGTGACATCCCGGGAAGCCGTCCGGGACAAGGACGTGATCATCCTGTCCGTCCCCTTCGGCCGCATCCCGGACCTCGCCCCGCTCCTCGCCTCCGTGCCCACCGAAACCGTGGTCATCGACACCTCCAACTACTTCCCCGAGCTGAGCGGCCGCGTCGAGGCCGTCGACCAGGGGCAGGTGGAAAGCCTGTGGGTCGCCGAGCAGCTGGGCCGGCCCGTGGTGAAGGCATGGAACGCGGTCCTGGCAGGAACCCTGCAGACCCGGGGCGTTCCGGCGGGCACCCCGGGGCGTATCGCGCTCCCGGTCGCCGCGGACTCCGACGCAGCGCGCCGCGTGGGCATGGGCCTGGTGGACGAGAGCGGCTTCGACCCCTGTGACGCCGGCGTACTCGCCGACTCCTGGCGTCAGCAGCCGATGACGCCCGCCTACTGCACGGAACTGACCCTGCCCGAGCTGGAGCAGGCGCTGGCCGCCGCCGACCGCGACGAAGCCCCGCGCAACCGCGACCGCCAGATGAGCCGCTTCGCCACGCTCACCTCCGCGCCCACCTTGGACGAGACGGTGGAACTCAACCGCTCCCTGCACCGCTGA